In Nicotiana tabacum cultivar K326 chromosome 17, ASM71507v2, whole genome shotgun sequence, one DNA window encodes the following:
- the LOC107810480 gene encoding B3 domain-containing protein LOC_Os12g40080-like, with the protein MNCQRLAMAAKPQLQIPQPKFFKIVFFQHECSRLRIPKDFASRYCKNMLNPVYLEVPSGEVWEVEVVHSQGRICLGIGWQDFSDFYSISRGHFLMFGYNARSHFNVTIFDLSASEIEYPYSSAHGIHTPISHCHETRRAPKRDQSESDDSVEILEGIPRSQKVKAIIPDAVEHSVENLRHCPLEQYSKRKRQERNAEDVVSVDMHVKRMKVEKLQEDVASPSFIREGQKSNKGCRMHKQQSDSVYGQNKTVMDKERAVAYQRAKAFKSKNPFIISFMQPSYVFSPFNLSIALNFAGKYFLENYGNLMLRVPGRGRESWSVKCTTGGTNAKVHSGWKAFVLDNKLKCGDVCVFEVIKGTRLFIDVTIFRAAGSTLMHKIVGEVPGGSDSKSKVIKTDSSVPCSQSKVVHTKKLKQRTGGSYGFYSKIKEHGEGTEIEHSVEICGHCPLGQGSKRKNPEGETEDDVSIDIHTKCIKVENTQEDVASPSFTRKTKKSGESCQMDKQQSKMVYHKNKTELDKERTVPYQRAKAFKCENPYVMYFMQPSYVSTPYRLHISFLFAKKYFPEECGNLVLRVPGRGSWPVKYALGISKTQICFSWKAFVLDNKLKFGDVCVFELIKGGSKPILDVTIFRAAESKPMHKIDAKLAGVSDSKNKTIKTEKSVPCSQPKIVHSRKLNLEKKQKGDSDGFTSKIKEGFSEDTGKHVQQSKSSCKGSEVAKEMVLAYQRAKAFTSENPFFICFMQPSYVSSASGPMQLSITLSRARKFFATRHSDVVLKVSSKKSWAVKCILGTANAKLTSGWKEFVLDNNLKVGDVCVFERVSRSKLLFNVIIFTSAEGM; encoded by the exons ATGAATTGTCAAAGATTAGCCATGGCAGCCAAACCCCAGCTGCAAATTCCGCAACCAAAGTTTTTCAAGATTGTATTTTTCCAACATGAATGCAGCCGTCTG AGGATTCCGAAAGACTTTGCGAGCAGATATTGCAAGAACATGCTAAACCCTGTGTATCTTGAGGTTCCAAGTGGAGAAGTATGGGAGGTTGAAGTTGTTCATTCTCAAGGCCGAATTTGTCTAGGCATTGGATGGCAAGATTTCAGTGACTTCTATTCAATTAGCCGCGGGCACTTTTTGATGTTTGGATACAATGCTCGTTCCCATTTTAATGTCACTATATTTGATTTAAGTGCATCAGAAATTGAATATCCATACAGTTCTGCCCATGGTATACACACCCCCATTTCCCACTGCCATGAAACACGCCGTGCACCAAAAAGAGACCAGTCCGAGTCGGATGATTCTGTGGAGATCCTGGAGGGTATTCCCAGAAGCCAGAAAGTGAAAGCAATAATTCCTGATGCGGTTGAACATTCTGTTGAAAACCTACGCCATTGTCCGTTAGAACAGTAcagcaaaagaaaaagacaagaaCGGAATGCAGAGGATGTTGTTTCAGTTGACATGCATGTCAAAAGAATGAAGGTTGAGAAGTTGCAAGAGGATGTAGCTTCACCTTCTTTCATAAGAGAAGGCCAAA AAAGCAATAAAGGCTGCAGGATGCACAAGCAACAATCCGATAGTGTTTATGGTCAAAACAAGACAGTAATGGACAAAGAGAGGGCTGTAGCTTATCAAAGAGCAAAAgcttttaagtccaaaaatcCATTTATTATATCTTTTATGCAACCATCATATGTCTTCTCTCCATTCAATCTG TCCATAGCGCTGAATTTTGCCGGGAAGTATTTCCTTGAGAACTATGGAAATTTAATGCTTCGTGTTCCAGGCAGAGGCAGGGAATCTTGGTCTGTCAAATGCACTACCGGAGGCACAAATGCTAAAGTTCATTCTGGTTGGAAGGCATTCGTGCTGGACAATAAGTTAAAATGTGGTGATGTTTGTGTATTTGAAGTGATTAAGGGTACTCGGCTCTTTATAGATGTCACAATATTTCGCGCAGCTGGGAGCACACTAATGCACAAGATAGTTGGAGAAGTGCCAGGGGGTTCTGATAGTAAAAGCAAGGTTATCAAAACTGATAGTTCTGTTCCATGTTCTCAAAGCAAAGTAGTTCACACCAAGAAATTAAAGCAGCGGACAGGAGGTTCATATGGTTTCTACTCAAAAATTAAAG AACATGGTGAAGGCACTGagattgagcattctgttgagaTTTGTGGCCATTGTCCATTAGGACAGGGCAGCAAAAGAAAAAACCCAGAAGGGGAGACAGAGGATGATGTTTCAATTGACATTCACACCAAATGTATCAAGGTTGAAAACACACAAGAGGATGTAGCTTCACCTTCTTTCACAAGAAAAACCAAAA AAAGTGGAGAAAGTTGCCAGATGGACAAGCAACAATCCAAGATGGTTTATCATAAGAACAAGACAGAATTGGACAAAGAGAGGACTGTACCATATCAAAGAGCAAAAGCTTTTAAATGTGAGAATCCAtatgttatgtattttatgcAACCATCGTATGTCTCGACACCATACAGACTG CACATATCATTCTTATTTGCTAAGAAATATTTCCCGGAGGAATGTGGCAATTTAGTGCTTCGTGTTCCTGGAAGAGGGTCTTGGCCTGTCAAATACGCCCTGGGAATATCAAAAACACAAATTTGTTTCTCTTGGAAGGCATTCGTACTGGACAATAAATTAAAATTTGGAGACGTTTGTGTATTTGAATTGATTAAGGGCGGCTCTAAGCCCATTCTAGATGTCACTATATTTCGTGCAGCTGAGAGCAAACCAATGCATAAAATAGATGCAAAATTGGCAGGGGTTTCTGATAGTAAAAACAAGACTATCAAAACTGAGAAATCAGTTCCATGTTCTCAACCCAAAATAGTTCACAGCAGGAAACTGAATCTTGAAAAGAAGCAGAAAGGAGATTCAGATGGATTCACTTCAAAGATTAAAG AAGGATTCAGTGAAGACACTGGGAAGCATGTGCAACAATCTAAGTCTTCTTGTAAGGGCAGTGAGGTGGCCAAAGAGATGGTCTTAGCATATCAAAGAGCAAAAGCTTTTACATCTGAAAATCCGTTCTTCATATGTTTCATGCAACCATCATATGTGTCTTCTGCCAGCGGCCCAATGCAATTG TCCATAACACTGTCAAGAGCTAGGAAATTTTTTGCCACTAGACATAGTGATGTGGTGCTTAAAGTTTCAAGCAAGAAATCCTGGGCTGTGAAATGCATTCTTGGAACAGCTAACGCTAAGTTGACCTCCGGTTGGAAGGAGTTTGTGCTGGACAATAACCTAAAAGTAGGTGATGTTTGTGTGTTCGAAAGGGTTAGTAGATCCAAACTTTTGTTCAATGTCATTATATTTACTTCTGCTGAAGGTATGTAA